A segment of the Nitrospina gracilis 3/211 genome:
AGTCACTTCCTACCGCGACCTGGTCCTGCAGGTTCTGCTGTTCCTGCCGTTGTACGGTGCGCTCGGGGTGTTCGTTTGGAAGCTGTCGCATCCGTCCACGCCGTTGCTTTCCGGGTGGGAAATGGGGGGGCTGCTGGCAGCCGTCGGGGTGTTCTGCCTGTTCGAGATTTACCGGTGTCTTCAGGTCAATCTGCCGCGCCTCAAAAACGGCCTGCACGAGGACCGGCATTATCCCTTCCAGCAGATCGTGGTGTTGAGTTTCGTCTATGCCCTGACCTTCGGCTCGGAACTGGCGGTGATCTCCATGTTCCCCGAATACCTGGAGACCACTTTTGCTCTGTCCGCCACGGCGGCGGCCATTTTGGGTTCCTCGTTTGCGTTCTTCAACCTGGTCACCCGGCCCAGCGGCGGCTGGCTGGCGGACAGGATCGGCCGGCGGCGCGTTTTGTTTGTTCTGGTATTGGGTTGCATGATCTGTTATTGGTTTATGGGCGAAATCACCCCGGCGTGGCCGCTCACCGCCGCCATCGCGCTTTGCGTGGTGTGTTCCATGCTGGCGCAGGCGGGCAACGGCGCGTGCTTCGCCATGGTGCCGCTCATCCGCAAGGACCTCACCGGCAAGATGGCCGGCATGGCCGGGGCCTACGGCAACGTCGGCGCGGTGTACTTTCTCACCCTGCTCAGTTTCGTGGACGCCTCCGAGTTTTTCCGCTGGATCAGTGCCTACGCTTTATTCGTGCTGGTGAGCCTCATGTTTTTGAAGTCGTTCAACCACCTCCACAACTCGTTCAGAAAATAGAAACGGAGACACTCGCATTATGGGATTCACCTGCGGCCTGGTCGGCCTGCCCAATGTCGGTAAATCGGTCATCTTCAACGCCCTCACCAAAACCCAGGCGGAGTCCGGCAGTTACGCATTCACCACGGTGGAGGCCAACGTCGGCGTGGTGGAGGTGCCCGATCCGCGCCTTGAAACCATCAACCAGCTGGTGGAGGCCAAAAAGAAAACGCCGACCACGCTCCAGTTCGTGGATATAGCCGGACTGGTGAAGGGTTCGTCGCGCGGCGAGGGGCTCGGCAACAAGTTCTTGGGCAACATCCGCGAGGTGGATGCCATCGCCCACATCGTGCGTTGCTTCGACGATCCCAACGTCATGCACGTGCACCCGAAAGTGGACCCGGCCTATGACATCGACGTCATCAACATGGAGTTGATCGTCGCCGACATGGAAACGCTGGAAAAACGCACGGTGAAGCTGGAGAAAACCGCCAAAAGCGGTGACAAGGACGCCAAGTGGCAGTTGGAGCTGATCCAGAAACTGATGGGCACGCTGGAAGAGGAAAAGCCCGCCCGCTTCCTGCCGCTCGCAACGGTGCAGGAGGAACGTTTCGTCAAGTCGCTCAACCTGCTCACCACCAAACCCGTGCTCTACGTGTGCAACATCGACGATCCCACGAGCGCCGGGGACAATCCGCACGTCAAGGCGACGAAAGAGATCGCCGAAAAGGAAGGCGCGCCGGTGGTGGTGCTGGCGGGCAAGCTGGAGATGGAGATCATGGAGATCGACGATCCGGAAGAACAGCGTGTGTTTATGGACGAGATGGGTTTGAAAGAAACCGGCCTGCACCATATGATCAACGAAGGTTATCAACTGCTCGATCTGTGCACGTTTTTCACCGTAGGCGAAAAAGAAAACCGCGCGTGGACCGTGCGCAAAAACTCGAAAGCGCCGCAGGCGGCGGGCAAGATCCATTCCGACATCGAACGCGGCTTCATCCGCGCCGAGGTGTTCCACTTCGACGACCTGGTGCAATACAAGTCCGAGCACGCCGTCAAGGAAGCGGGCAAGATGAGGCTCGAGGGCAAGGAATACATCGTGAAGGACGGCGACATCCTGCACTTCCGTTTCAACGTCTAAGCTTTGATAAATCAACCCTCCCGCAGGGTCGGGCCGAATGCGTTCGACCCCGCTTCCTCCATTAAGGTATAATCGGAACGACGTGATGATTCCCTCTAGGAGTCCGCATGCCCCGCTTTGTGAACAAAAAACGCATCGCCCTTGCCTTCGGGTTTCTGATTCTGCTCGGCCTGCCGTTCACCATCATCCGCGACCTTCCCGTCGAGGTCAAAACCGACACGCGCGAGCTGAACCCTTACAAGGAACCCAAAGACCCCGCCGCCGCGTACCTGCACAAGGCATCGGACAATTATTTTTACCGCGAGTTCGACGCCGCCGCCGACAATTACATGAAAGCCATCGCCATCTTTGAGGAACGGGAGGACTGGCCCCACGTTGCGCGCACCTACGAGTCGCTGGGCGACCTGTATCTGTGGGCCAACCGCTCCGATGAGGCGGAGAAAAGCTACCTCACTGCCGTTAAATACCACACGCAGAACAACGACGTGCTGGGGCAGGCCACGGCACTCAAGGACATCGGCGACATGTACAGCAAAATGGAGGACCTGGAGGAGTCGGAAAGCTGGTACCTGAAATCGCTCGCGGTGCTGAAGGAAGAAAGAGGCAACCGTGTGTTCGGCAACGTGCACGAGAACCTCGGCCAGTTGTACTGGAAGATGGAACGCATCGCCGAAGCGATGGAATCCTTCATGCATGCGCGCGACACCTACGGCGCGCTCAACTACCGCATGGGGTACGACCACATGGAAAACGTGCTGAAACGCCTGCAACGGGGCGGCGAATCCACGCACAACCACCGCGTGCCGGGAAGCATGAAAAATCCCTACCACAACCCGCCCCCGGCACACCCGTGACCGGAACGGCAGTCATCTCTAATTAAAGCAAGGAATCAGGATTCGGCGGTAGGAGATGTGTCGTCACTCGTGGCGGCTTCATCCGCCGACGCCGTGTCTTCACTCTCATCTTCGGACGAGTCGTCGTGGTCTTCCATAAACCGGTCCTTGATGACCTCGATGTCGTGTTTCTGTTTATGGACTTTTTTGAGCAGGGTTTTCAGTTCCGGTTCAGGAAACAGGTCGTTCAAATCCTGGTCCGCGTCCGGAAACAGTTCGTTGAGGTTGATCTCCTCGTCCGTTTTCTGCGGCGCGGCGGGGGCTTCCTCGGTCAGAAACTCCGCCTGCTGGGACGGGGAGGTTTGTTCGGTGGGTTGCGGTTCGGTGTCGGTCATGCGCGGCTCCAAAAAAACGAATTTCACCGTCATGGTACTGGAAATGCCGGGGGCTGACAACTAGCTTTTCGGCATGCGTGCGAGGATCAGCGGAATCGCTTCGATGGCCAGCGTGCGGTCGAAATCGAGCAGAAACCGGATGACGCGCTTGATCTGGTCCCAGTCCGGTTGTGGCTTGGATAGGGCGCGCTCGACGCGTTCGATTTCATCCAGAATTTCCGCCTTGTCGCGCGACGACAGATCCATGCGATCCACCACCGCGCGCAGATCCTGTGCGTTGACGGGGGCCGGCTGTGCGGCGCTGGCAGGTGACGGCGAAGAAGCAGGCCCTGCCTGCTTTCTGGCTTTTTCTTTCTTCGAACTTTCTTCGGCGATCTCGGCGACCTGGTCGAGAAGGTCGAAGCACAGATCAACATCACTCACCAGTGCGATGCGGTCGTTGATCTCTTTCTGCTCGTCTTCGGGTTTGGAGAGGAGGAAGTCGGAGGCGAACCGGATTTCGTCGAACGCGGGGAGTTTTTTCGGCGCGAATTCCTGAACGAAAGCCCGCGCATTCGCATGCCAGTCGGAGAAGCGCGCATCGTGCCGGTTCATCGCGGATTGTTTCAACGCGCCGCCTTCCTCGCGAAGGCGCGAATCGGTTTCCTGCCAGCGCTCGCTCATGACGTCAAAACCGGGCGAGGTAGATTCCCATGAAAACGGCAAAGACAATGGTGATCAACGTCACCTGGCTGAGCGCGCGCATGGTGTCGAGAGTCGGCCCCACTTCCTTTTTTGCCTCCTCCGGTTTGAGGTCGAGGTCGGAGATGCGCGGGCGCAGGGCGAAGGTGGTGTACACGCTCAGGAAAAACGCGGCGATCACGAAGATCAGCTTGATGCCGAGGATGTTGTAATAGCCGTCTTTCAGGTTCACCTGCTCGGTGTAGTTTTCCATCAGGTAATAGATGCCGGACCCGACGAGAAGCAGGACCGACACGAAGACCGTCGGCACCAGCACGTCGAGCAGTTTGTAGGTGATGGAATTTTCGTCCATGGGCCGGCCCGCCTCCTGCTTGTCGAAGCGGGGCAGGAGCAGGTACAGGCAGTACACACTGGCCCCCACCCCCACGGCGGCGGACATGAGGTGGACGAAGATGATGATGGAGTCGATCATGTTTCAGAGATTTTTAAGGTAGTGGACCAGCAGGCGGACGCCGACGCCGGAGCCGCCTTTCGGCACGTAGGGTTTTTCTTCGGAGCCCCAGGCGGTGCCGGCGATGTCGAGGTGCGCCCACGGGAAGTCGCCGACGAACTGCTTGAGGAACGCGGCGGCGGTGATGGTGCCCGCGCTGACGCCCGCNNNNNNNNNNNNNNNNNNNNNNNNNNNNNNNNNNNNNNNNNNNNNNNNNNNNNNNNNNNNNNNNNNNNNNNNNNNNNNNNNNNNNNNNNNNNNNNNNNNNCAATGTTTTTGAGGTCGGCGATGTCACTCTTGATGGCTTTCTCGAACTCGTCATACAGCGGCAGTTGCCATAAACGCTCGCCGGTCTCTGTGCCGCAGTCGATGAGGTTCTGGATCAGTTTGTCGTCGGTGCCGACCACCGCAGTGGCGACGTGCCCCAAAGCCACGATCACCGCGCCCGTGAGCGTGGCGAGATCGATCACCGCGCGCGGCTTGTATTTCTGCGCATAGACCAGCGCGTCGGAGAGGATCAGCCGTCCTTCCGCATCGGTATTCAGCACCTCAATGGTCTTGCCGTTGGAGGCGGTGAGGATGTCGCCGGGCTTGATGGCGGAGCCGCCGGGCATGTTCTCCGTCGCCGGAACCAACCCGACCACGTTGACCGGCAGTTTCAGGCTGGCCACGGCCGCCAGGGTGCCAATGGTCACCGCGCCGCCGGACATGTCGAACTTCATCTCGTCCATGCTTCCGGGCGGTTTCAGCGAGATGCCGCCGGTGTCGAAGGTGATGCCCTTGCCGACGATCACCACCGGGGCCTGGCTTTTTTTGCCGCCGTTGTATTCCATGATGATGAACTTCGGCGGTTCGTGACTGCCGCGCGCGACACCCAAAAGCGCGCCCATTTTCTTCTGTTGCATGTCCTTCTTTTCGAGCACGCGGCAGGTGAATTTGTATTTGCGCGCCAGCTTTTTTGCCTGGTCGGCGAGGTACGTCGGCGTGGCGGTGTTGCCGGGATGCGTCATGAGGTCGCGCGTGGTCATCACCGCCTCGGCCAGTTTTTCCGCCGACTGCACGCCCTTCTGGAATGCGGGGACCTTCGCCTTGGAACCGACGAGGAACACGATTTCCTGGATGCGGCTGGGCGGATCGTCCTCGTCCCTCTGCTTGTAGGCGTCGAAGTGGTAGAGCGCGAGGTGCGCGCCTTCCGCCAGCGCGTGCCCGACGGGGTCGCCGTACTTGTCCTTTTTGGATTTACCCGGCTTGCCCGCATCGCCTTCCGGCAGGTGCAGAGCGACCTTCTTGTAACGCGATCTTTCGGCGAGCTTCACACCGGTGCCTGCCGCCTGGCGCAGTTGCTCTTCCTTGATGTCCTTGGTTTTGCCGAGGCCCACCATGATCAACTGCTGTGCGCCCAGAAGACCCATCACGTTGAACGAACAGGTCTGGTTGGCTTTGCCTTCGAAGCGCTTGGCCTTGTGCGCGGCGGAGATGGCGCCGTTGAGCAGGCCGTCGATCTCCTTCACCACGCCCGCGGGTTTTTTCTCCGGGCAGAGCACGATCAGGCATTCGGTTTTGTGTTTCCGCACATCGTCCGTTTTGACACTGGTTTTGATCATGGTTGGGTCCAATCGGTTTGACGTTTCAAGGATTATGAAGAATCGATTGTATGGAATTTTAAACAGGCAGACAAGGGGAAAACCCGGCGGCTGTGTCCAAAGGGGCACGCTGTGTGTGGAGTGCTTTTCCGGTGCGGCGGAGGTGGGAGAACCAACAGCCTTGCTTCACCGGCTGGATGAAAAATCAAAAACCCGCCGCCCGCGATCCGTACTATAATGACGGCATACCCACGCCAACGACATGGAGGACCATGTTATGACGCGTACCAACCAAATCTCTTTCTGCCTGAGCGTCTGGGCGGTCTGCTTTTTGTTGTCAGTACCAGCGGTGCAGGCGGTCACCATCGAAGAATACATCACGCCGTCCGGTGCCAGCAGTCCCGCCGACCTCGCCGTCGCCCCGGACGGGGCGGTGTGGTTCACCGAAATCAATGCCAACAAAATCGGCAGACTCATTCCCGCCGAAACCAAGCCCGGAACCTCCAACGGCATCACCGAATACGCACTGCCGGAGCCCAACAGCCAGCCGCATTACATCACCGTGGCGAAAGACGGTATCGTGTGGTTTACGGAAATGGCGGGCAACCGCATCGGGCGGCTCGACCCTGCAAGCGGCGCAATCCAGGAGTACGACATCCCGACCGAAGACAGCGAGCCGCACCAGATCAAGGAAGGGCCGGACGGCTCTCTCTGGTTTCTCGAGTTCAACGCCAACAAGGTGGGCCGGCTGAATCCGAAGGACGGCACGATCCAGGAATACGCTGTGGGCGAAGGGCATCCGCACGCCATGGTGGTGGATGGCGCGCATGTGTGGTACACACAGGGCGGCATGTTCTGGGCCAAAAAGTTTTTCAACAAGGTGGCCAGGCTGAACACCGAAAGCGGGAAGGTTGAGGAGTGGACCGTGCCGCCGCAGAAATCCGTGCCGCACGGCATGACTCAGGGCGGCAACGGCACGGTGTGGTTCACCCAGATGTTTGCGAGCAAGCTGGCGTATCTGGATTTCAAACAGGGGACCCCCCCGGAGATCGTCGAGTTTCATCTGGGCGAGCGCAAGGGCCCGCACGACCTCATCGTCGATGATCGGCGCCAAGTCGTGTGGTTCACCGCCAACCGACCCGACAGCATCGGCCGCCTGGACCTGAACAAAGCGCAACCGGGCACGAACGAGGGCGTTGAGTTTTTTCCGCTGGCTGACCCGAAGGCACATCCCAGCCAGCTTGAGCTGGATGCCGACGGCAACGTGTGGTTCACGGAGATGGGCATGTACTTCCGTGGCAAATACAACAACAAGATCGGGAAACTGGTCCCATAACGAATATAAGCGGTGGATTCAGGAGGTGGATTTGTTTTCAGTCACGAAGCGTATCAATCGGGTTTTTGTTCTGGCGTTCATTCTGATCGGTATCGCCGCGTGCGGCCAGCCGGGGAATTCCGGGACAAAGAGTGCGGCGACAGCGGAGTCCTTGAAACAGCACGTCGAGGCGGCTATCGCCGGGTTGGATCCGGCGAAGCTGAAAGACTTCGGGTTTGCCCCACCGTACAACATGGCGGACAAGCAGTTTGAGGCGCAGTACGAGGTGAAGGTGATCCGAATGAAACCAGCTGGCAATAAGGGCAAGCACACCGAGGGCGAGGTTCAACTGGTCGGGAGCATGCTGGACCCGCGCACGGAGTTGTGGCTGACGGAGATGGTCCAACTCAATTTTGTTCAACCCGACGGACGGGGGGAATGGAAACTGGTTTTGTACCGGGGCCAGATCGAGGACTATTTGTCGCAGGTCATTCCCGACCAGGAGTTGCGCACGCTGTCCGACCCCTTGCAGAACTACCTCAAATCCGCGTTCGATACCGTGTCGGCAGACGAACTGGAATCCGCCGCGCCCTGACCCCCCCCATTCCAAGGCGGTTGCAGGTGGTGTGTTCCAATCGAACCGGTATCCAGCCGACGGGTCCCCCTCGAAACCCTGAAAATTTATTTAAAATTAAAGGGTTACGCATACTTTGTGTTCGGGGTCGNNNNNNNNNNNNNNNNNNNNNNNNNNNNNNNNNNNNNNNNNNNNNNNNNNNNNNNNNNNNNNNNNNNNNNNNNNNNNNNNNNNNNNNNNNNNNNNNNNNNTGTTCGGGGTCGGGGTCCTTCCGGGGAAAAGGGGGCCCGAGGGGATGGGCTTTCAGCGAGTCAGGGCGAAATTACGGATTTTCCATGGAGAAACGCCCCTGATTTGGTTGACAATGGGGTGTGGGCTCACTAGAATTTCTGGAAAAATCTCGCAAAATGTGAGATGGTGTGAAGTCCTGAAAGCCCAAATGGAATCACCCCCTTGGGCTGGATTCCAATCGAACTGATTGCATTGTTTTTTCAAAACTTACGAATATAAAAAGTTTACAGGCAACAACAGGTAAAAGGAGATCCCCATGACGGTTGCGGAAGCGACAGAATCCCAGGCCACCGAGCAGGAAAAAGGGACCATCAAGATCACGGTCTGCATGAGCCTCAGTGGTCAGGCCGAGGGAGCCAAAGACGTTTACGCGGAATTTCAGAAACTGATTGAGGAAAATCAGGGCACGGCGGAGTTGTCCGAGCGTGGCGGTTGCGAAATGGGCCAGGTCGGGTGCCGTGGTTATTGCAGCCGCGACGTGCTGGTGGACGTTTATGTGCCGGGCCAGCCGCGCGTCACCTACGAACGCGTGAAGGTCGCGAACGTTCCGCAGATTTTCAAGGACCACGTGCTGGGCGGCAAACCGTTCGCCAGGCTCGCGGCCAAGCCGGACTACTATGAAACGCTGGAGAAGCAGGCGCGGGTCGCGTTGAAGCATGGGGGCAACATCGATCCGGAAAGCATCGACGAATACATCAAGGTCGGCGGCTACGAGACGTTGAAAAAAGTGATGACCACCATGACGCCGGAACAGGTGCGCAAGGAAATCCGGCGCTCCGGTCTTCGCGGCAAGGGCGGCGGCGGATTCTTCACCGGTGACAAGTGGGAGAAAACCGCGAATGCAAAAGCCGAACGCAAATACATCATGGTCAACGGCGACGAGGGCAACCCGGCGTCGTACATGGACCGCAGTATCATGGAAGGCTGTCCGCACCAGGTGCTGGAAGGCCTGTTGATCGGCGCCTACGCCATCGGCGCCACCGACGGCATCATCTACACCCGCTCGGACTACTCGATCGCCGTACGTCGTCTCAACATGGCGTTGGAATCGGCGCGCGAGCGCGGCTTTCTCGGCAACAACATTCTGGGCACGAATTTCAGTATCGACTTCTACGTGCATGAAGGCATGGAGGCGTTCATCGGTGGCGAATCGACGGCGCTGATGTCTTCCGTCGAAGGCAAACGCCCGTTTCCGAAAGCCCAGCCGCCGCACTCTTCCGAGAAGGGCGTCTTCGGCTACCCGACGAACCTGAACAATGCCGAGACCTGGGCAACGGTCACCGAGATCATCAAACAGGGCGCGGACTGGTACCTGTCGATGGGACCGGAGAACTCGCCGGGCTGCAAGACCTGGGCGATCGCCGGCAACCTGAAGTACGCCGGGCTGATGGAATTCGACATGAACACCACCGTGGGTGAAATCATCAATGATTACTGCGGCGGCATCCTGAAAAAGAAAGAATTGAAGGTGGTGCACATCGGCGGCGTCACCGGCGGTTTCCTGCCCCCGGAGAAACTCGACACCAAGACCGATTACGAAAGCCTCATTGAGGCGGGCGCCATCATGGGTCAGGCCAGCCTGTCAGCTTATGACAACTCGGCGTGTGTCATCGACCTCACCCGCTTTTCCATCGGTTTCAACGAGACGGAGAC
Coding sequences within it:
- a CDS encoding MFS transporter, which gives rise to MGTAQGIYAGWGNFGAAAAAFTLPPIAAAFDPATGWRVATAFSGVLCLVWAWVYHRQAKEIPERATQFPVTLEKTIEVTSYRDLVLQVLLFLPLYGALGVFVWKLSHPSTPLLSGWEMGGLLAAVGVFCLFEIYRCLQVNLPRLKNGLHEDRHYPFQQIVVLSFVYALTFGSELAVISMFPEYLETTFALSATAAAILGSSFAFFNLVTRPSGGWLADRIGRRRVLFVLVLGCMICYWFMGEITPAWPLTAAIALCVVCSMLAQAGNGACFAMVPLIRKDLTGKMAGMAGAYGNVGAVYFLTLLSFVDASEFFRWISAYALFVLVSLMFLKSFNHLHNSFRK
- the ychF gene encoding redox-regulated ATPase YchF encodes the protein MGFTCGLVGLPNVGKSVIFNALTKTQAESGSYAFTTVEANVGVVEVPDPRLETINQLVEAKKKTPTTLQFVDIAGLVKGSSRGEGLGNKFLGNIREVDAIAHIVRCFDDPNVMHVHPKVDPAYDIDVINMELIVADMETLEKRTVKLEKTAKSGDKDAKWQLELIQKLMGTLEEEKPARFLPLATVQEERFVKSLNLLTTKPVLYVCNIDDPTSAGDNPHVKATKEIAEKEGAPVVVLAGKLEMEIMEIDDPEEQRVFMDEMGLKETGLHHMINEGYQLLDLCTFFTVGEKENRAWTVRKNSKAPQAAGKIHSDIERGFIRAEVFHFDDLVQYKSEHAVKEAGKMRLEGKEYIVKDGDILHFRFNV
- a CDS encoding tetratricopeptide repeat protein, which gives rise to MPRFVNKKRIALAFGFLILLGLPFTIIRDLPVEVKTDTRELNPYKEPKDPAAAYLHKASDNYFYREFDAAADNYMKAIAIFEEREDWPHVARTYESLGDLYLWANRSDEAEKSYLTAVKYHTQNNDVLGQATALKDIGDMYSKMEDLEESESWYLKSLAVLKEERGNRVFGNVHENLGQLYWKMERIAEAMESFMHARDTYGALNYRMGYDHMENVLKRLQRGGESTHNHRVPGSMKNPYHNPPPAHP
- a CDS encoding leucyl aminopeptidase, with translation MIKTSVKTDDVRKHKTECLIVLCPEKKPAGVVKEIDGLLNGAISAAHKAKRFEGKANQTCSFNVMGLLGAQQLIMVGLGKTKDIKEEQLRQAAGTGVKLAERSRYKKVALHLPEGDAGKPGKSKKDKYGDPVGHALAEGAHLALYHFDAYKQRDEDDPPSRIQEIVFLVGSKAKVPAFQKGVQSAEKLAEAVMTTRDLMTHPGNTATPTYLADQAKKLARKYKFTCRVLEKKDMQQKKMGALLGVARGSHEPPKFIIMEYNGGKKSQAPVVIVGKGITFDTGGISLKPPGSMDEMKFDMSGGAVTIGTLAAVASLKLPVNVVGLVPATENMPGGSAIKPGDILTASNGKTIEVLNTDAEGRLILSDALVYAQKYKPRAVIDLATLTGAVIVALGHVATAVVGTDDKLIQNLIDCGTETGERLWQLPLYDEFEKAIKSDIADLKNI
- a CDS encoding Vgb family protein, with the protein product MTRTNQISFCLSVWAVCFLLSVPAVQAVTIEEYITPSGASSPADLAVAPDGAVWFTEINANKIGRLIPAETKPGTSNGITEYALPEPNSQPHYITVAKDGIVWFTEMAGNRIGRLDPASGAIQEYDIPTEDSEPHQIKEGPDGSLWFLEFNANKVGRLNPKDGTIQEYAVGEGHPHAMVVDGAHVWYTQGGMFWAKKFFNKVARLNTESGKVEEWTVPPQKSVPHGMTQGGNGTVWFTQMFASKLAYLDFKQGTPPEIVEFHLGERKGPHDLIVDDRRQVVWFTANRPDSIGRLDLNKAQPGTNEGVEFFPLADPKAHPSQLELDADGNVWFTEMGMYFRGKYNNKIGKLVP
- a CDS encoding NADH-ubiquinone oxidoreductase-F iron-sulfur binding region domain-containing protein, yielding MTVAEATESQATEQEKGTIKITVCMSLSGQAEGAKDVYAEFQKLIEENQGTAELSERGGCEMGQVGCRGYCSRDVLVDVYVPGQPRVTYERVKVANVPQIFKDHVLGGKPFARLAAKPDYYETLEKQARVALKHGGNIDPESIDEYIKVGGYETLKKVMTTMTPEQVRKEIRRSGLRGKGGGGFFTGDKWEKTANAKAERKYIMVNGDEGNPASYMDRSIMEGCPHQVLEGLLIGAYAIGATDGIIYTRSDYSIAVRRLNMALESARERGFLGNNILGTNFSIDFYVHEGMEAFIGGESTALMSSVEGKRPFPKAQPPHSSEKGVFGYPTNLNNAETWATVTEIIKQGADWYLSMGPENSPGCKTWAIAGNLKYAGLMEFDMNTTVGEIINDYCGGILKKKELKVVHIGGVTGGFLPPEKLDTKTDYESLIEAGAIMGQASLSAYDNSACVIDLTRFSIGFNETETCGKCTPCRIGLTLIKNMLDDIAEGRGKIEYLDKLQAMCEEINVTSLCGLGETAVKSVLSGLKYFRKEYERHIVDQVCDAAMCTGLYRYVVKEEDCVACGACIKPCPTGAITGGTKKVSAHIDMDLCINCNACYQACNFLAIA